Proteins encoded by one window of Misgurnus anguillicaudatus chromosome 4, ASM2758022v2, whole genome shotgun sequence:
- the selenou1b gene encoding selenoprotein U1b isoform X1: MFLQDMESFCGLGLWSLGLCVLVACVLLVNTNLFLTKPAQTSLDTLARADLKSTTGDEVNYKAGSLWEKTGAVIMAVRRPGUSLCREEASVLSSLKPQLDDSGVPLYAVVKENIGSEIEDFRPFFNGEIFLDEKKCFYGSKQRRMTGLGIARLGVWRNLLQAWRKGYQGNRKGEGFILGGLYVIGPENQGILLEHHEKEFGDKADPSDVLKAVNRIQRKQN, from the exons A TGTTTCTTCAGGATATGGAGAGTTTCTGTGGGTTGGGTTTGTGGTCTCTGggtttgtgtgttttggttgCTTGTGTCCTGTTGGTCAACACAAATCTCTTTCTGACCAAACCTGCTCAGACATCTTTAGATACACTGGCCAGAGCCGATCTCAAATCCACCACTggag ATGAGGTGAATTATAAAGCTGGGAGTTTGTGGGAGAAGACTGGAGCTGTCATTATGGCTGTTCGACGACCAGGATGATCTTTGTGCAGAGAg gaggCGTCTGTGCTCTCCTCTCTGAAGCCTCAGTTAGATGACAGTGGTGTTCCTCTGTATGCTGTTGTAAAGGAGAACATTGGTTCTGAGATTGAGGACTTCAGACCGTTCTTTAATGGAGAGATCTTCCTGGATGAGAAG AAATGTTTCTATGGATCTAAGCAGAGGAGGATGACGGGATTGGGAATCGCTCGTCTTGGGGTGTGGAGGAACCTTCTACAGGCGTGGAGGAAAGGTTACCAGGGCAACAGAAAGGGGGAGGGTTTCATTTTAGGAGGCTTGTATGTGATTGGACCAGAAAATCAG GGAATTCTGCTGGAGCACCACGAGAAAGAGTTTGGAGATAAAGCAGATCCATCAGATGTCCTGAAGGCTGTCAACAGAATCCAACGCAAACAGAATTAG